The Pygocentrus nattereri isolate fPygNat1 chromosome 4, fPygNat1.pri, whole genome shotgun sequence genome includes a window with the following:
- the pgfa gene encoding vascular endothelial growth factor A isoform X1, whose protein sequence is MNSFVSLARILATLVLYLHVQASTSLGTPHSKVLLFQEVWSRSLCRSLEKMVAVEQEYPGGVEHIFSPGCVPLQRCSGCCNDEKLECFPTFTHNITMQLVKISPSQRTRQYVELSFLEHHSCECRPKRNHNRNLREKLSSPHRRRKGKQGKKRTANCGKNIMEKSSDILPRKKKSNYGKCLDCPVSPQHRVYKRCVLIISANRRISSPSLFPP, encoded by the exons ATGAACAGTTTCGTCAGTCTGGCACGGATACTCGCCACGCTCGTGCTGTATTTGCATGTTCAG gCCTCAACTTCTCTTGGCACACCACACTCTAAAG TGTTGCTGTTTCAGGAGGTGTGGAGTCGAAGCCTGTGTCGCTCTCTGGAGAAGATGGTAGCGGTGGAGCAGGAGTACCCAGGTGGTGTGGAGCACATATTCAGTCCTGGCTGTGTGCCTCTACAACGCTGCTCTGGCTGTTGTAATGATGAGAAACTAGAGTGCTTCCCtacttttacacacaatattACAATGCAG ctGGTGAAAATAAGCCCATCACAGAGGACCAGGCAGTATGTGGAGCTTTCATTTTTGGAGCACCACTCCTGTGAGTGCAG ACCCAAAAGGAATCACAATAGAAATCtgag AGAGAAGTTAAGCAGCCCACACAgaagaaggaaaggaaaacaGGGAAAGAAGAGAACAGCAAATTGTGGCAA AAATATCATGGAGAAATCTTCAGACATTCTccccaggaaaaaaaaatccaattatGGGAAATGTCTTGACTGTCCTGTTTCTCCTCAACATAGAGTTTATAAACGCT
- the pgfa gene encoding vascular endothelial growth factor A isoform X3 codes for MPQLLLAHHTLKEVWSRSLCRSLEKMVAVEQEYPGGVEHIFSPGCVPLQRCSGCCNDEKLECFPTFTHNITMQLVKISPSQRTRQYVELSFLEHHSCECRPKRNHNRNLREKLSSPHRRRKGKQGKKRTANCGKNIMEKSSDILPRKKKSNYGKCLDCPVSPQHRVYKRCVLIISANRRISSPSLFPP; via the exons AT gCCTCAACTTCTCTTGGCACACCACACTCTAAAG GAGGTGTGGAGTCGAAGCCTGTGTCGCTCTCTGGAGAAGATGGTAGCGGTGGAGCAGGAGTACCCAGGTGGTGTGGAGCACATATTCAGTCCTGGCTGTGTGCCTCTACAACGCTGCTCTGGCTGTTGTAATGATGAGAAACTAGAGTGCTTCCCtacttttacacacaatattACAATGCAG ctGGTGAAAATAAGCCCATCACAGAGGACCAGGCAGTATGTGGAGCTTTCATTTTTGGAGCACCACTCCTGTGAGTGCAG ACCCAAAAGGAATCACAATAGAAATCtgag AGAGAAGTTAAGCAGCCCACACAgaagaaggaaaggaaaacaGGGAAAGAAGAGAACAGCAAATTGTGGCAA AAATATCATGGAGAAATCTTCAGACATTCTccccaggaaaaaaaaatccaattatGGGAAATGTCTTGACTGTCCTGTTTCTCCTCAACATAGAGTTTATAAACGCT
- the pgfa gene encoding vascular endothelial growth factor A isoform X2: MLKHTDSNPRKTRSRVKNHQLLLFQEVWSRSLCRSLEKMVAVEQEYPGGVEHIFSPGCVPLQRCSGCCNDEKLECFPTFTHNITMQLVKISPSQRTRQYVELSFLEHHSCECRPKRNHNRNLREKLSSPHRRRKGKQGKKRTANCGKNIMEKSSDILPRKKKSNYGKCLDCPVSPQHRVYKRCVLIISANRRISSPSLFPP, from the exons atgctcaAACACACTGATTCCAACCCAAGGAAAACCAGAAGCAGGGTCAAGAACCATCAAT TGTTGCTGTTTCAGGAGGTGTGGAGTCGAAGCCTGTGTCGCTCTCTGGAGAAGATGGTAGCGGTGGAGCAGGAGTACCCAGGTGGTGTGGAGCACATATTCAGTCCTGGCTGTGTGCCTCTACAACGCTGCTCTGGCTGTTGTAATGATGAGAAACTAGAGTGCTTCCCtacttttacacacaatattACAATGCAG ctGGTGAAAATAAGCCCATCACAGAGGACCAGGCAGTATGTGGAGCTTTCATTTTTGGAGCACCACTCCTGTGAGTGCAG ACCCAAAAGGAATCACAATAGAAATCtgag AGAGAAGTTAAGCAGCCCACACAgaagaaggaaaggaaaacaGGGAAAGAAGAGAACAGCAAATTGTGGCAA AAATATCATGGAGAAATCTTCAGACATTCTccccaggaaaaaaaaatccaattatGGGAAATGTCTTGACTGTCCTGTTTCTCCTCAACATAGAGTTTATAAACGCT
- the LOC108411676 gene encoding zona pellucida sperm-binding protein 4-like, with product MVESCNMLGLVALCLLLSVCPGVFPKQAFLGLRPRTLSSQRHAQQLPDTVQSQQPVIQADASKRCAVNVPDKVLCGQPDISAVECANINCCFDGQQCYYGKAVTVQCIRDGQFVVVVAKDATLPKLSLDSVHLLSGNESFCSPIETTSAFIIYQFPVTACGTKVSEQGGYVVYENTMTSSYEVGVGPLGFITRDSQFELLFQCRYSKSAVQALVVQINTVPPPLPVAVLGPLRVELRLGSGQCAAKGCVESDVAYSSYYSEDNYPVTKALQEPIYVEVRILERADPKVVLTLDRCWATSSPNPLSLPQWDLLINGCPYQDDRYLTSLVPVNDDSGLQFFSHYKRFIVKMFTFVDPASLIPLKERVFIHCSTTVCYPTATDSCEQRCNRQRRDIFRSTSLDDVVSSGELIISV from the exons ATGGTAGAAAGCTGCAATATGTTGGGCTTGGTGGCACTTTGTTTGCTTTTGTCTGTGTGCCCTGGAGTGTTTCCAAAACAGGCATTTCTAGGCCTGAGACCTAGAACTTTGTCTTCTCAGAGGCATGCTCAACAGTTGCCTGATACAGTTCAGTCACAGCAGCCAGTAATCCAAGCAGATGCTTCAAAGAGATGTGCTGTGAATGTGCCTGACAAAGTGCTGTGTGGGCAACCTGACATCAGTGCTGTTGAGTGTGCAAACATAAATTGCTGCTTTGATGGGCAACAATGCTACTATGGGAAGGCAG TTACTGTCCAGTGCATTCGAGATGGCCAGTTTGTAGTGGTGGTGGCTAAAGATGCTACTCTGCCCAAGTTGAGCTTGGATTCAGTCCATCTGTTGAGTGGAAATGAATCCTTTTGCAGCCCTATTGAAACCACTAGTGCCTTTATAATTTATCAGTTCCCTGTAACAGCTTGTGGAACAAAGGTGTCT GAACAAGGTGGTTACGTAGTCTATGAAAACACAATGACCTCTTCTTATGAGGTGGGGGTTGGACCCCTAGGTTTCATCACAAGGGACAGCCAGTTTGA GCTACTCTTCCAGTGTAGGTACTCTAAAAGTGCAGTTCAGGCACTGGTTGTGCAGATCAATACCGTTCCTCCACCTCTACCAGTGGCTGTTCTTGGACCCCTCAGAGTGGAGCTTAGACTGGGCAGTGGACAGTGTGCTGCTAAAGGATGTGTGGAAA GTGATGTGGCATACTCCTCATACTACAGTGAGGATAACTACCCAGTCACAAAAGCTCTGCAGGAGCCTATATACGTTGAAGTGCGCATTTTGGAGAGAGCTGACCCCAAAGTTGTCTTGACTCTGGACCGCTGCTGGGCAACATCAAGCCCTAACCCACTCAGCCTGCCACAGTGGGACCTTCTGATTAATGG GTGCCCTTACCAGGATGACCGATACCTGACTAGCTTGGTTCCGGTCAACGACGACTCTGGCCTTCAGTTCTTCAGCCATTACAAGCGCttcattgtgaaaatgtttacttttgtgGATCCTGCATCGCTGATCCCACTGAAGGAAAGG GTTTTCATCCACTGTAGTACAACAGTGTGCTATCCAACAGCAACAGACTCCTGTGAACAAAGATGCAACCGACAAA GGAGAGACATCTTCAGATCAACTAGTCTGGATGATGTGGTCTCTAGTGGTGAACTGATAATCTCTgtgtaa
- the pgfa gene encoding snake venom vascular endothelial growth factor toxin ICPP isoform X4 has translation MNSFVSLARILATLVLYLHVQASTSLGTPHSKVLLFQEVWSRSLCRSLEKMVAVEQEYPGGVEHIFSPGCVPLQRCSGCCNDEKLECFPTFTHNITMQLVKISPSQRTRQYVELSFLEHHSCECRPKRNHNRNLREKLSSPHRRRKGKQGKKRTANCGKCTNNIS, from the exons ATGAACAGTTTCGTCAGTCTGGCACGGATACTCGCCACGCTCGTGCTGTATTTGCATGTTCAG gCCTCAACTTCTCTTGGCACACCACACTCTAAAG TGTTGCTGTTTCAGGAGGTGTGGAGTCGAAGCCTGTGTCGCTCTCTGGAGAAGATGGTAGCGGTGGAGCAGGAGTACCCAGGTGGTGTGGAGCACATATTCAGTCCTGGCTGTGTGCCTCTACAACGCTGCTCTGGCTGTTGTAATGATGAGAAACTAGAGTGCTTCCCtacttttacacacaatattACAATGCAG ctGGTGAAAATAAGCCCATCACAGAGGACCAGGCAGTATGTGGAGCTTTCATTTTTGGAGCACCACTCCTGTGAGTGCAG ACCCAAAAGGAATCACAATAGAAATCtgag AGAGAAGTTAAGCAGCCCACACAgaagaaggaaaggaaaacaGGGAAAGAAGAGAACAGCAAATTGTGGCAA